The genomic DNA GCCGCCGACCTGACCCCGGTCCACGACCGGGGCGTGGCCCAGCGCTACCTGTTCGCGCCCACGGGGACCATTGCGCGCATCGAAGGCGTGGAGCAGGCCCGGGCCGTGGCCGGCGTGCGCCTGGTGGAGCTGCGGGTTCGGCCCGGCGCGAGAATCGAAGGGGTCACCAGCCATCCGGCCCGGGCCGGGGTCGTCATGGCCGTGGCCGACAGCCGAGACGAGGCCGTGGCCGCCGCCGAGGAGGCCGTTTCGCGCGTCGTCTTCGTCAGCGAGCCTCACCCATGAAGCTGTTCGCCATCTTTCATTGCAACCTGATGTTTTCCTCCATCCCGGAGCGGCTGCGGCCAGAGGTCGTGCGGCGCTGCTACCGGCCGTTGCTGGCCCTGGTCGGCGAGCATGGCTTTCCCCTGGGCATCGAGGCCACGGGCCTGACCCTGGAGTTCCTGGCCGAGATCGCCCCGGACTGGATCGCCGATCTGCGCGGCCTGATCGGGCGCGGGGCCTGCGAACTCGTCGGCAGCGGCTACAGCCAGCTCATCGGCCCCCTGGTCCCGGCCTCGGTCAACCGGGCCAATCTGCGCCTGGGCCACGAGGCCTACGAGCGCATCCTCGGGGTCCGGCCGCGTCTGGCCCTGGTCAACGAACAGGCCTGGGCGGCCGGACTTGTCGCCCATTACCGCGAAGCAGGCTACGCGGGCGTGTTCATGGACTACGACAACCCGGCCCGCTACGCCTCCCCGCCCTGGCCCGAGGCCACGGCCCGCCGGCCCCAGCGGGCCCTGGGCGCGGCCGGGGACAACATTCCGGTCATCTGGGGCCGCTCCATGGTGTTCCAAAAGCTCCAGCGCCTGGCCCACGGCGAACTGGAAGCCGAGGCGTATCTCGACTACCTGGAGCAGCAAGGCCCGGGCTGGCTGCCGGTGTACGGCAACGACTCGGAAATCTTCGACTTCCGGCCGGGCCGCTTCGAGGCCGAAGCCCCGCTGCGCCCGGACGGCGAATGGGCGGCCGTGGCCCGGGCCTTTAGTGCCCTGCGGGAGCGCGGCCACGTCTTTCGCCTGCCCGGCCGGGCCCTGGACGATCTCACCGCCGGGGACCCGGGGCGGCTACTGTCCCTGGGGTCGGCCGAACAGCCGATCCCGGTCAAGAAGCAGCGCAAGTACAACGTGACGCGCTGGGCCGTCACCGGGCGCGACGACTTTCGCCTCAACTCCCTGTGCCGGGCCGTGGCCGCCCGGCTGGAGGAATGCGCCGGCGAGCCGACGGTCGCAAACGACGCCTTGTGGCGCGAACTGTGCTTTTGCTGGTCCAGCGACCTGCGCACCCACATCACCCCGGAACGCTTCGACGAGGCCGCCCGGCGCCTCGACGCCCTGGCCGGGCGGGCGGGCGCCGTCGTGCGCCAGCCCGCCGTGGTCTGCGCCGGCGAGCCGGTCGCCGTCCAAGGGCGGCTCCTGACCGTGCGTGCCCCAGGCGTGCGGGCCGTGCTCAACCTGGCCAAGGGCCTGGCCGTCCACGAAGCCGCCTTTGCCGACCACGACTTCGATCCGGCCTTCGGCACCCTTGAGCACGGCTTTTTCCGCGACATCCATCTCGGAGCCGATTTTTTCTCGGGCCATCTCGTCATGGAAGGCCCGGGCGCGCCCAAGGCCACCGATCTCGCGGCGATCACGCCTTTGCTGAGGGAAACGGAAAGCTATATCGAGGTCTGCTGTTCCTTGGCCCTAGCCGGGGGCCGGCTGGACAAGGCCGTGCGGCTGCACAAAAACGCCCAGCGCCTTGACGTCCTCTACGGCCTGCGCCTGGCCGCGCCGCCCCCGGGCTATCTGCGCCTGGGCCACGTCACCCTGCTCACCGCCCCCCTGGACCCGGAAAGTTTATTTTACGCCGCCGCCAACGGCGGGCAGCGGGAATATTTTTCCCTGGCCGGCAAGGATTTTGACCATGGCGATCACGTTTCGTTCCTGGTATCCTGCCAGCAGGCCGTGGGTATGACGGATTCCCGAGTCTTGCTTGGCGGGAGACGCCTGGCGGACGGCCAAGAACGGGTTGTGGCCATAGAACCGCTTTGCGCGGAACATGCCTTCGTGGCCCTGGCGACCTGCCGCCAGGCCACCCCCGCGCCCTTTGTCCGCATCGCCTTTTCCTCCCACGAGCTGGACGAGACCCGGGAATACGCAACCTGCCCGGCCGCCGGCTTTGCCTTTTCCACGGGGTTTTCCATGACGCCGCACACCACAACAGGGCAGTGATCCATGCTCAACGACAAATCCATCCTCATCACCGGCGGCACAGGCTCCTTCGGACGGCGTTTCGTCGAAATCGTGCTGTCGCGCTATCGCCCCAAACGGCTGGTCATCCTTAGTCGGGACGAACTCAAGCAGCACGAGATGCAGCAAACGCTTTCACCGGAAAAGCATCCCTGCCTGCGCTACTTCATCGGCGACATCCGGGACCCTGGCCGACTCCAGCGCGCCTTTCGCAAGATCGACGTCGTGGTCCACGCCGCCGCCCTCAAGCAGGTGCCCGCCTGCGAGTACAACCCCTACGAGGCCATCAAGACCAACATCCTGGGCGGCCAGAACATTGTGGAAACCGCCATCGACGAAGGGGTGTCCCACGTGCTTGCCCTCAGCACGGACAAGGCGGCCAACCCCATCAACCTCTACGGCGCCACCAAGCTGTGCTCCGACAAGCTCTTTATCAACGGCAACAGCTATTCCGGCCCCGGAGGGTCCAAATTTTCCGTGGTGCGCTACGGCAACGTCCTGGGCAGCCGGGGCAGCGTGGTGCCCCGGTTCATCAAGGCCCGGGAGGAAGGCGTGGTCCACATCACCGACCCGAGCATGACCCGGTTCTGGATCACCCTGGATCGGGCGGTGGATTTCGTCCTGCAGTGCATCGAGGTCATGCACGGCGGCGAGATCTTCATCCCCAAGCTGCCCAGCATGACCGTCGGCGACATGGCCGACGCCCTGTGCCCCGGCTGCCGGCGCGTCATTACCGGCGTGCGGCCCGGGGAGAAAATCCACGAGGTCATGATTCCCTTAAACGAGGCGCGCAACGCCTACGAGTTCGACAACTACTACGTCATCAAGCCCGCCTACCGTTTCTTCGAGCGCACGTCGGAATTTTTCGCCGGCACGAAAGTGCCTGAGAATTTCGAATACAGTTCCGAGACCAACACGGCATGGCTGACGCGGGAGGAGCTCCTGCGCCTGGTCGAGGGATCATGATTCCCTACGGCCGGCAATGCCTCGACGACGACGACGTCGCCGCCGTGGTCTCGGCCCTGCGCTCGGACTTTTTGACCACCGGACCGGCCGTGGCCGCCTTCGAGGGGGCCGTGGCCGCCTACGTCGGCGTGTCCCAGGCCGTGGCCGTGTCCAGCGGCACGGCCGCCCTGCACGCGGCCATGCACGCCCTGGGGATCGGCCCGGGCGACGAAGTCGTCGTGCCGCCCATCACCTTCGCCGCCACCGCCAATTGCGCGGTCTACGTCGGGGCCGCCCCCGTCTTCGCCGACGTCGATCCCGAGACCCTGCTGCTGTCGCCGCGCCAGGTCGCCGCCCGGATCACGCCCAGGACCAAGGCCGTCATCGCCGTGGACTACGCCGGCCAGACCTGCGACTACGCCGCCCTGCGCGCCATTTGCGCCCCGCGCGGCATCGCCCTGGTCGCCGACTGCTGCCACGCCCTGGGGGCCCGGGACGAAGCCGGCGTCCGGGCCGGGGCCATTGCCGACGTTTCGGTGCTCAGCTTCCACCCGGTCAAGCACATCACCACCGGCGAAGGCGGCATGGTGCTCACCAACGACCCGGCGCTGGCCGACCGGGCCCGCGCCTTCCGCAGCCACGGCATCAGCCAGGACGCCGCCGCCCGCAGCGCCCACGGCCCCTTCGGGACCTGGGAGTACGCCATGGAGGAGCTGGGCTACAACTATCGCATCACCGACCTGCAATGCGCCCTGGGCCACAGCCAGCTGCGCAAGCTCGACGGCTTTTTGGCCCTTCGCCGCCGCTTCGCCGCGCTCTACGACGCCCTTTTCGCCGACTGCCCCGGCATTGAACCCCTGGCCCGCCGCCCCGGCATCGACCACGCCTACCATCTCTATGTGACGCGCCTGCCCGCCGCCCGGCGCAAGGCCGTTTTCGAGGACATGCGCCGCCGGGGCTTCGGGGTCAACGTCCACTACATTCCGGTCCACCTCCACCCGTTTTACCGCCGCACCTTCCAGACCGGGCCGGGCCTTTGCCCCACGGCCGAGGCCGCCTACGAACGGCTGCTCAGCCTGCCCCTGCATCCGGCCATGGCCGAAGCCGACGTCCGGGCCGTCGCCGAAAACCTCCGCCAGGCCCTGGCCGACGCCCCGGCCCGCTGACCCCCTTTTTGCCGCAACCGACGAGGCCGCCGTGAACGTGGGAATCGACCTGGACAACACCATCATCCGCTACGACGGGCTGCTGCGCCGCCTGGCCCTGGCCCAGGGCCGCGTTCCGCCCTCCATGCCCGAAAACAAGCAGGCCATCCGGGACCATGTCCGCCAGCGCCACGGGGAAACGGCCTGGCGCGAACTCCAGGCCCGCCTCTACGGCGAGGCCGTGGCCGAGGCCGAACTCCACGACGGCGTCTGGGATTTCCTGGCCGAACTGCGCCGGCGCGGCCTGCCCTTCCAGATCGTCAGCCACAAGACCCGCCGGCCGGCCGCCGGGGACCAGACCGTGGACCTGCGCCAAAAGGCCATGGAATTCCTGGAGGCCAAGGGCTTTTTCCGGGCCGACGGCCTGGGCATGGACCGCCGGGACGTCCATTTCTGCGACACCCGGGCCGACAAAACGGCCGCCATCGCCCGCCTGGGCCATACGGTGTTCATCGACGACCTGGAGGAAGTGTTCCTGGACCCCGGCTTTCCGCCGGGCGTCCTCAAAATCCTTTTTTCTCCGGCCCCCACGACCCGGGCCGCGGACGCGCGCCTGCTGCCCACCTTCGCCGCCATCGCCCGGGCGGTGCTGGGCGAGGCCGCCGTCTGACCGGACGCCCCATGGAACCCGATCAGGCCCAGGCCCTGGTGGCCGCCCATTTCCGGGAAACCCCGGTCCACTGCCGGCGCATCGTGGCCGGCCGCAACAGCCGGCTTTTCGCCGTGGCCTGCGCCTCGGGGCGGCGCTACGTGGTCAAGTGCTATTGCCAGCCCACGGCCGAGGGGAAATGCCGGCGCGCCAACGAATGGCGCGCCCTGACGTTTCTGCGCGGCCAGGGCATCGACAACGTGCCCGAACCCCTGGCCACCTTTCCCGAGGCCAACGCCTCGGTGCTGGGCTTCCTGGACGGCGTCGCGCCCCTGGCCCCGGGTACTACAGACATCGACGCCCTGGTCGGCTTCCTGAAGCGGCTGCGCCGGGCCGGAGAAACCCCCGAGGCCCGGGAACTGGACCGGGCGGCCGATGCCTGCTTCACCTTGGACGAGGTGGTGGCCGGCCTCGACGGGCGGGTGCGCCGCCTGGCCGCCCTGCCGGCCGGCGACGCCGTCACCCGCGACATGCAGGACTGGCTTGGCGGCGAATTTGCCGCGCGCCGCGACCAGGCCGTGGAGGCGGCCCGGCGCGTGCTGCCCGACGCGCCCCTGCCCCAAGCCCGCCGCGCCTTGAGCCCCTCGGACTTCGGCTTCCACAACGCCCTGCGCGCCCCGGAGGGCCGGCTGCTGTTCGTGGATTTCGAGTATTTCGGCTGGGACGACCCGGCCAAGACCATGGCCGACGTCCTGCTCCACCCCCATCCTGCCATGTGCCTGCCGCCCGAGCTGGCCGGGCGCTTCCGCCGGGGCGCGGGCCGGCTCTACGCCGACGATCCCGGCCTGCCAGCCCGATTTGATTGCCTTTTTCCGCTGTACCGGCTTAAATGGTGCACCATCATGCTCAATGAATTCATCGCGGCCGACCTCCAGCGCCGCCGCTTTGCCGGGGACGACCGGCCCGACGCGGCGGCCATACGCCGCGATCAGCTGCGAAAGGCCGTCGCCCTGCTGCGCCAGGACGCGGCCTGACCCCCAACCGTCCCGGCGGGACGGCCGGACAGCCCGGCCGAACCCCGCCGCGACACAGCCGGCGGCCTCCCGCCCAGGCTCCGAAACGGGAACCAGGGACAGCCGTCAGCGCGAGGATGCGACCTTGGACCAACGATCACGGGAGCTGCGAAAGACGATCATCGAGGTGTTGCACGCGGCGGGGCGCGGCCATGTCGGCCCGTCCCTGTCCCTGGTTGAGATCCTGCGCGTGCTCTACGATTCCGTGCTGCGCTACGACCCGGCCCGGCCCGACGACCCCAACCGGGACCGGTTCATCCTGAGCAAGGGGCACGGCTGTCTGGCCCAGTATGTGCTTTTAAAAGACAAAGGCTTTGTCTCCAAGGACGCCCTGTTCGGCTTTTGCCGCTACGACGGCTGCCTGGGCGGCCATCCCACCGGCGATATCCCCGGCGTGGAGATGGCCACCGGCAGCCTGGGGCACGGCCTGTCCCTGGCCGTGGGCATGGCCCTGGCCGCCCGGATCAACCGGGCGGCCCACCGGGTCTTCGTGCTCCTGGGCGACGGCGAATGCGGCGAGGGCACCATCTGGGAGGCGGCCATGGGGGCCGCCAAGCACGGCCTGGACAACCTGACGGCGCTGGTGGACTACAACAAGCTCCAGTCCTACGGGGACACCGAGGCCGTGTCGGGGCTGGAGCCCTTCGCGGCCAAATGGGCCAGCTTCGGCTTTGCCGTGCGGGAAACCGACGGCCACGACGTGGCCGAGCTGGAAGCGAACCTGGCCGAGCTGCCCTTCACCCGGGGCAAGCCGTCCCTGCTCATCTGCCACACCGTCAAGGGCAAGGGCCTGCCCTTTGCCGAACACAATCCCAAGTGGCACCACAAGACCAAGGTGACCGACGAGGAACTGGCCGACATGGTCTGCTGCATCGAGGGACGCCATGCGTAAAACCTGTCTCGATCACGTCTACAAGCTGGCCTGCCGGGACGAGCGGGTGGTGTTTATCGGCTCCGACCTCGGGGCCGGGGTGCTGGACCAGTTCCGGCGGGAAATGCCCGAACGCTTCTTCATGGAAGGCATCGCCGAGGGGCATGTGGTGGGCATGGCCAGCGGCCTGGCCCACGAGGGCAAGATCGTCTACCTCAACACCATCCAAAGCTTCCTCACCCGGCGCTGTTACGAGCAGATCGTGCTGGACGCCTGCCTGCACAACCTAAACGTCCGCTTCATCGGCAACGGCGGCGGCATGGTCTACGCCCCCCTGGGACCGACCCACTGGGCCACGGAGGACCTCTCCATCCTGCGCGTCATCCCCAACATGACCGTCCTGGTCCCGGCCGACGCCGAGGAAATGGCCCGGCTCATGCCGGCCACCCTGGACCACCGGGGGCCGCTGTTTATCCGGCTGGCCAAGGGCTACGATCCCGTCGTGACCCGGGAGGAGACCTTCGAGATCGGCCGGGCCTACAGCTACCGCGAAGGCGGCGACGCCCTGATCGTCGGCTGCGGCGTGGTCCTTGGCCCCATGCAGGAGGCGGCCAAGCGGCTGGCCGCCCAGGGCGTCGAGGCCGGCGTGCTGCACCTGCCCACCATCAAGCCCCTGGACGCCGAGGCGGTGCTGTCCCGGGCGGCCCGGGCGGCCTGCGTGGTGACGGTGGAGGAAAACACCGTTCTTGGCGGCCTTGGCGGCGCGGTGGCCGAACTCTTGGCCGAAGCCTGCCTGGAGAGGCCCTTGCGCTTCAAACGGATCGGCCTGGAAGACCGTTTTTCCAAGCATTACGGCTCGCAGCAGGACCATTTCGACCGTGTCGGCATCAGCGGGGAAGGCATCGCCGCAGCCGTGCTCGGCCTGCTGGGGCGCGCCCCGAACCGGCCCTGACCACGCCCCAGGCCAAGGGAGAACCGACCATGGGCAAACGCCTGGATTTTTTCACGCCGCTGCATACCCGCACCAAACGGGAATACCTGCCGCGCATGATCGACGACAAAGTCCATTGCATGCGCAAGGCCAAGGAATACGAAGCCGACTACTGGGACGGCGACCGGCGCTACGGCTACGGCGGCTACCGCTACGACGGCCGCTGGCAGCCCCTGGCCCGGCGCGTCATCGACCACTACGGCCTCACCAACGACAGCGCCGTGCTGGACGTGGGCTGCGGCAAGGCCTTCCTGCTCCACGAGCTGCGCGCCCTGCTGCCCGGCATCCGGCTGGCCGGCTGCGACATCTCGCGCCATGCCTTGCGGGAGGCCCCGGAATCGGTCCGGGGTGACCTCTTCCACCACCGCGCCCAGGACCCCCTGCCCTTTGGCGACAAGGCCTTTGATCTCGTGGTGTCCATGGGCTGCCTGCACAACCTGCGCGTTTTCGAACTGTCCACGGCCCTAGGGGAAATCCAGCGCCTGGCCGATAACGCCTATGTCCTGGTGGAGAGCTACCGCGACGAGCAGGAATTGTTCAACCTCCAGTGCTGGGCTTTGACCTGCGAATCCTTTTTCGACGACGCGGAATGGGTCTGGCTCTACGAGCATTTCGGCTACACCGGCGATTACGAATTCATCTACTTCGAGTAGCGGGAGAAGACATGCGACTGTATACGGGGCTCAAGATTTTCCACTACCAGAACAAGCTGGATTCCCTGCCGCAAGACCAGCCCGCGATCCTGCCGCCCATCCACATCCGCATCAAGCCGACCAACGCCTGCAACCACAACTGTTCCTACTGCGCCTACCGGGCCGACAATCTTCAGCTCGGCCAACACATGAACATCCGCGACCGCATCCCTGAAGCCAAGATGGCCGAGATCGTCGAGGACTGCGTGGCCCTGGGCGTCAAGGCCGTGACCTTCAGCGGCGGCGGGGAGCCGCTGTGCTACCCGCACATCGTCAAGACCGCCAACGCCCTGGCCGACGGCGGCGTGGGCATCGCCACCCTGACCAACGGCGCGCTGCTGCAAGGCGCGGCGGCGGACGTGTTCGCCCATCGCGGAGTCTGGGTGCGCCTGTCCATGGACGGCTGGGACGGCCCGAGCTACGCCCGCTACCGCAACGTGCCCGAAACCGAGTT from Solidesulfovibrio carbinolicus includes the following:
- a CDS encoding glycoside hydrolase gives rise to the protein MKLFAIFHCNLMFSSIPERLRPEVVRRCYRPLLALVGEHGFPLGIEATGLTLEFLAEIAPDWIADLRGLIGRGACELVGSGYSQLIGPLVPASVNRANLRLGHEAYERILGVRPRLALVNEQAWAAGLVAHYREAGYAGVFMDYDNPARYASPPWPEATARRPQRALGAAGDNIPVIWGRSMVFQKLQRLAHGELEAEAYLDYLEQQGPGWLPVYGNDSEIFDFRPGRFEAEAPLRPDGEWAAVARAFSALRERGHVFRLPGRALDDLTAGDPGRLLSLGSAEQPIPVKKQRKYNVTRWAVTGRDDFRLNSLCRAVAARLEECAGEPTVANDALWRELCFCWSSDLRTHITPERFDEAARRLDALAGRAGAVVRQPAVVCAGEPVAVQGRLLTVRAPGVRAVLNLAKGLAVHEAAFADHDFDPAFGTLEHGFFRDIHLGADFFSGHLVMEGPGAPKATDLAAITPLLRETESYIEVCCSLALAGGRLDKAVRLHKNAQRLDVLYGLRLAAPPPGYLRLGHVTLLTAPLDPESLFYAAANGGQREYFSLAGKDFDHGDHVSFLVSCQQAVGMTDSRVLLGGRRLADGQERVVAIEPLCAEHAFVALATCRQATPAPFVRIAFSSHELDETREYATCPAAGFAFSTGFSMTPHTTTGQ
- the pseB gene encoding UDP-N-acetylglucosamine 4,6-dehydratase (inverting) codes for the protein MLNDKSILITGGTGSFGRRFVEIVLSRYRPKRLVILSRDELKQHEMQQTLSPEKHPCLRYFIGDIRDPGRLQRAFRKIDVVVHAAALKQVPACEYNPYEAIKTNILGGQNIVETAIDEGVSHVLALSTDKAANPINLYGATKLCSDKLFINGNSYSGPGGSKFSVVRYGNVLGSRGSVVPRFIKAREEGVVHITDPSMTRFWITLDRAVDFVLQCIEVMHGGEIFIPKLPSMTVGDMADALCPGCRRVITGVRPGEKIHEVMIPLNEARNAYEFDNYYVIKPAYRFFERTSEFFAGTKVPENFEYSSETNTAWLTREELLRLVEGS
- the pseC gene encoding UDP-4-amino-4,6-dideoxy-N-acetyl-beta-L-altrosamine transaminase — encoded protein: MIPYGRQCLDDDDVAAVVSALRSDFLTTGPAVAAFEGAVAAYVGVSQAVAVSSGTAALHAAMHALGIGPGDEVVVPPITFAATANCAVYVGAAPVFADVDPETLLLSPRQVAARITPRTKAVIAVDYAGQTCDYAALRAICAPRGIALVADCCHALGARDEAGVRAGAIADVSVLSFHPVKHITTGEGGMVLTNDPALADRARAFRSHGISQDAAARSAHGPFGTWEYAMEELGYNYRITDLQCALGHSQLRKLDGFLALRRRFAALYDALFADCPGIEPLARRPGIDHAYHLYVTRLPAARRKAVFEDMRRRGFGVNVHYIPVHLHPFYRRTFQTGPGLCPTAEAAYERLLSLPLHPAMAEADVRAVAENLRQALADAPAR
- a CDS encoding HAD family hydrolase, producing the protein MNVGIDLDNTIIRYDGLLRRLALAQGRVPPSMPENKQAIRDHVRQRHGETAWRELQARLYGEAVAEAELHDGVWDFLAELRRRGLPFQIVSHKTRRPAAGDQTVDLRQKAMEFLEAKGFFRADGLGMDRRDVHFCDTRADKTAAIARLGHTVFIDDLEEVFLDPGFPPGVLKILFSPAPTTRAADARLLPTFAAIARAVLGEAAV
- a CDS encoding aminoglycoside phosphotransferase family protein, encoding MEPDQAQALVAAHFRETPVHCRRIVAGRNSRLFAVACASGRRYVVKCYCQPTAEGKCRRANEWRALTFLRGQGIDNVPEPLATFPEANASVLGFLDGVAPLAPGTTDIDALVGFLKRLRRAGETPEARELDRAADACFTLDEVVAGLDGRVRRLAALPAGDAVTRDMQDWLGGEFAARRDQAVEAARRVLPDAPLPQARRALSPSDFGFHNALRAPEGRLLFVDFEYFGWDDPAKTMADVLLHPHPAMCLPPELAGRFRRGAGRLYADDPGLPARFDCLFPLYRLKWCTIMLNEFIAADLQRRRFAGDDRPDAAAIRRDQLRKAVALLRQDAA
- a CDS encoding transketolase family protein: MRKTCLDHVYKLACRDERVVFIGSDLGAGVLDQFRREMPERFFMEGIAEGHVVGMASGLAHEGKIVYLNTIQSFLTRRCYEQIVLDACLHNLNVRFIGNGGGMVYAPLGPTHWATEDLSILRVIPNMTVLVPADAEEMARLMPATLDHRGPLFIRLAKGYDPVVTREETFEIGRAYSYREGGDALIVGCGVVLGPMQEAAKRLAAQGVEAGVLHLPTIKPLDAEAVLSRAARAACVVTVEENTVLGGLGGAVAELLAEACLERPLRFKRIGLEDRFSKHYGSQQDHFDRVGISGEGIAAAVLGLLGRAPNRP
- a CDS encoding class I SAM-dependent methyltransferase, whose protein sequence is MGKRLDFFTPLHTRTKREYLPRMIDDKVHCMRKAKEYEADYWDGDRRYGYGGYRYDGRWQPLARRVIDHYGLTNDSAVLDVGCGKAFLLHELRALLPGIRLAGCDISRHALREAPESVRGDLFHHRAQDPLPFGDKAFDLVVSMGCLHNLRVFELSTALGEIQRLADNAYVLVESYRDEQELFNLQCWALTCESFFDDAEWVWLYEHFGYTGDYEFIYFE